The following are encoded in a window of Paenibacillus polymyxa genomic DNA:
- a CDS encoding helix-turn-helix domain-containing protein codes for MSELLELVGTRIRDIRKSKGLSQEALAEKAGFNSSYIGFIERAERNISLKNLEKIAKALNVGVYQLLTYVKENDELTEEDSSIKTILTLLRTRESKDTELALKILTDIFIRIDER; via the coding sequence ATGTCAGAACTTTTGGAATTAGTCGGTACACGTATTCGAGATATTCGAAAGTCTAAAGGGCTTTCCCAAGAAGCTTTAGCCGAAAAAGCAGGATTCAATTCGAGTTATATTGGTTTCATTGAGCGTGCGGAGAGAAATATATCACTGAAAAATCTGGAGAAAATAGCGAAGGCATTGAACGTGGGCGTCTATCAGTTGCTTACATATGTGAAGGAAAATGATGAGCTTACCGAAGAAGATTCGAGTATAAAAACCATTTTAACTCTCCTAAGAACTCGTGAATCCAAAGATACTGAACTGGCACTAAAGATTCTTACGGACATCTTTATAAGAATCGATGAACGATGA
- the hcp gene encoding hydroxylamine reductase gives MFCYQCEQTPSGGCKVVGVCGKDETIASLQDTMIFALKGIAAYATHARQLGYTDPEVDRITHEALYMTLTNSNFNVQEHLEMAMKVGNAAVRIMDVLDRAHTDRFGIPQPITVSQNKIEGQCIVVTGHNLYALEELLRQTEGKGINIYTHSEMLPAHGYPALKKYAHLKGNIGKAWYDQRRLFEEFPGAILATTNCVMPIKGTYADRFFSYEVAGLEGVAKIMDDDFSPLIERALALPAADVDSEQVLTTGYHHETVIGLAPEIIQAVKDGHIRRFFVIAGCDAPGKGGNYYRELATSLPNDTVILTTSCGKFRFNDVDYGTVGDTGIPRYIDLGQCNNSGSTVKIALALADAFGCTVNELPVSIVLSWFEQKAVAILLGLFSLGIQDIRIGPKPPEFISSGVLDVLVEMFGLKLITTAEEDMKAMLALS, from the coding sequence ATGTTTTGTTATCAGTGTGAACAGACGCCGAGTGGCGGGTGTAAAGTAGTTGGGGTGTGCGGGAAGGATGAGACGATAGCGAGCTTGCAGGATACGATGATTTTTGCATTAAAAGGGATTGCTGCCTATGCGACACATGCTCGCCAGTTGGGCTATACCGATCCTGAGGTAGATCGCATCACGCATGAAGCGTTATATATGACCTTAACCAATTCTAACTTTAATGTACAAGAACATTTGGAGATGGCGATGAAGGTCGGAAATGCGGCTGTACGGATCATGGATGTGCTGGATCGTGCGCATACGGATCGTTTTGGCATTCCGCAGCCGATTACAGTCAGCCAGAATAAAATCGAAGGCCAATGCATCGTCGTGACCGGGCATAATCTGTATGCGCTGGAGGAATTACTGCGCCAGACGGAGGGTAAGGGCATCAACATCTATACCCACTCAGAAATGCTGCCTGCTCACGGTTATCCAGCATTGAAGAAATATGCACATCTCAAAGGGAATATCGGTAAGGCCTGGTACGATCAACGCAGACTGTTCGAAGAGTTCCCGGGCGCAATTCTGGCTACGACGAACTGTGTAATGCCGATTAAAGGCACGTATGCAGACCGCTTCTTCTCTTATGAAGTAGCCGGGCTGGAGGGAGTAGCCAAGATCATGGACGACGATTTCTCTCCATTGATCGAGCGCGCGTTGGCTCTGCCAGCCGCAGATGTAGATTCAGAGCAGGTGCTTACAACTGGATATCATCACGAGACGGTTATCGGGCTGGCTCCTGAGATTATTCAGGCGGTTAAAGACGGGCATATCCGTCGTTTCTTTGTCATTGCAGGCTGCGACGCACCAGGCAAAGGCGGCAACTATTATCGCGAGCTGGCTACATCCTTGCCGAACGATACGGTCATTCTGACCACATCCTGTGGTAAATTCCGCTTCAATGACGTGGATTATGGAACCGTTGGAGATACAGGAATTCCGCGTTATATTGATTTGGGGCAATGCAACAATTCGGGTTCTACTGTGAAAATCGCTCTGGCATTGGCGGATGCTTTCGGTTGTACGGTGAACGAACTGCCTGTCAGCATTGTGTTGTCCTGGTTTGAGCAAAAAGCCGTTGCCATCCTGCTGGGCTTGTTCAGCCTTGGCATCCAGGATATTCGCATTGGGCCGAAGCCGCCTGAGTTTATTTCTTCTGGTGTACTGGATGTGCTAGTGGAGATGTTTGGCTTGAAGCTGATTACAACAGCAGAGGAAGATATGAAAGCGATGTTGGCATTGTCGTAA
- a CDS encoding response regulator encodes MTKSKATHNSTTASLIDQAITEVTIGTAKRYQVLIADDEPIIREGIRDCIDWTALGMEVAAEAEDGEEALELVGQLHIDIVLVDMNMPFMDGIELIRRLREERPECRCLIISGHDEFAYAQEAVRLGVEDYILKPVNADQLHAALLRLRQRMDEEHKRAAYVEQAAGQIERNIPLLRQRFCLEWMEGQHTGKDIMEQLAFLRLPSRPPAQIGVVRWPAAEARQTIMRENDRQLFLFAAENIIGELLEDRPHVLFRDANGLIGICLWQEAPETIGASMEQAIGRYLNIAVHTHVESNAGGLEGAIDAYRVSRDRVYGESQLSPIVRRARQLIQEDYADRELTLEALASRLQVSAVYLSRVLKKELNDSFVTLVTRARIRKAVQLLDSTTLSIYDIAERTGYDSQHYFSTAFKKTMGVSPVQYRKGGGIQENTVE; translated from the coding sequence ATGACGAAATCAAAGGCCACACACAACTCGACAACGGCGAGTCTGATTGACCAGGCCATAACAGAAGTGACCATAGGCACAGCAAAACGTTACCAAGTATTGATCGCAGATGATGAGCCGATCATTCGTGAGGGGATACGAGATTGCATAGATTGGACGGCACTGGGCATGGAGGTGGCAGCAGAGGCGGAGGACGGAGAAGAAGCGCTGGAGCTGGTGGGTCAGCTTCATATCGACATCGTGCTGGTCGATATGAATATGCCGTTCATGGACGGGATTGAACTGATTCGGCGGCTGCGGGAAGAGCGTCCAGAATGCCGCTGTCTGATCATTTCCGGGCATGATGAATTTGCTTATGCGCAGGAGGCTGTCCGACTTGGCGTAGAGGATTATATTTTGAAGCCGGTAAATGCGGATCAGCTTCATGCTGCACTGTTGCGGCTTCGTCAGCGAATGGACGAAGAGCATAAGCGTGCCGCCTATGTAGAACAAGCCGCCGGACAGATTGAACGGAATATTCCGCTGCTGCGCCAGCGTTTTTGCCTGGAATGGATGGAAGGGCAACACACGGGAAAAGACATCATGGAACAGTTGGCGTTTTTACGGCTTCCATCGCGACCGCCTGCTCAGATCGGTGTGGTACGGTGGCCTGCGGCAGAGGCACGGCAGACGATTATGCGTGAGAATGACCGTCAGTTGTTTCTTTTTGCCGCTGAAAATATTATTGGCGAACTGCTGGAGGACCGACCGCATGTGTTGTTCCGCGATGCGAACGGGCTGATCGGCATATGTCTGTGGCAGGAGGCACCCGAGACGATAGGCGCTTCCATGGAACAGGCGATTGGACGCTACTTGAATATAGCGGTTCATACGCATGTGGAGTCCAACGCGGGTGGACTAGAAGGTGCAATTGACGCGTACCGGGTGAGTCGGGATCGAGTGTATGGCGAATCGCAGCTGTCTCCCATTGTACGTCGGGCCCGGCAGCTCATTCAGGAAGATTACGCCGATCGGGAACTGACGTTGGAAGCCCTTGCTTCGCGGCTACAAGTATCCGCCGTATATCTCAGCCGCGTGCTCAAAAAGGAGCTCAACGACAGCTTCGTGACCCTCGTCACGCGTGCCCGTATCCGTAAAGCAGTGCAGCTGTTGGATTCCACGACGTTGTCTATCTATGATATAGCAGAACGTACGGGTTACGACAGTCAGCACTATTTCAGCACCGCTTTTAAAAAGACTATGGGCGTGTCCCCTGTGCAGTACCGTAAAGGCGGGGGAATTCAAGAAAACACGGTGGAGTAG